In Brachypodium distachyon strain Bd21 chromosome 2, Brachypodium_distachyon_v3.0, whole genome shotgun sequence, one genomic interval encodes:
- the LOC100840112 gene encoding dolichyl-diphosphooligosaccharide--protein glycosyltransferase subunit 2 encodes MARRLPPLGALLIFLAAVVAPLSYAVRPVSDAHRSAAAELFAASTDGSLGDLESTYEAVSTFKILGVQKDKKLAGKACKLATDTLSASSSPAKDLFHAGRIAAVLGCSVDAGVYDDVASRLKAVIKDTNSLLEFYYSVGGLLSLKEQGHSVVLSDADSTFHAIKALSQSDGRWRYDTNSAESSTFAAGIALEALAGVVSLSDAEVDPSMIGVVKNDIAKLFGSIKSYDDGTFYFDEKHVDASEYKGPITTSASVVRGVTSFANVVSGKLNVPGEKILGLAKFFLGIGLPGSGKDCFNQIESLSLLENNRVFVPLILSLPSNVLSLTSKDQLKVEVTTVFGSAAPPLRVNLVQVLGSDSKVVTTDSKELQFDLQNSLHYLDIAPLKIDVGKYSLFFEISLQDQEHETVYTTGGRNAETIVVTGLIKVDKAEIGIAENDAGTVESVEKLDLLKGTQVSLSANHLQKLRLSFQLATPLGRTFKPHQVFLKLKHESKVEHLFVVPGSARQFKIVLDFLGLVEKFYYLSGRYDLELAVGDAAMENSFILDLGHLELDLPEAPEKAPRPPAQAVDPFSKFGPKKEINHIFRVPEKRPPKEVSLAFTGVTLLPFIGFLIGLMRLGVNLKNFPSLPGPAAFASLFHAGIGAVLLLYVLFWVKLDLFTTLKYLGFLAVFLVFVGHRALSYLSSTSTKQKTA; translated from the exons ATGGCCCGGAGGCTTCCGCCCCTGGGCGccctcctcatcttcctcgccGCTGTCGTCGCTCCACTCTCATACGCCGTCCGCCCGGTCTCCGACGCGCAcagatccgccgccgccgagctcttCGCCGCTTCCACCGACGGATCCCTCGGCGA TTTGGAGAGCACTTACGAGGCGGTCAGCACGTTCAAGATACTAGGGGTACAGAAGGATAAGAAACTTGCTGGTAAGGCCTGCAAGCTCGCTACCGATACGCTGTCTGCCTCCTCGTCACCAGCGAAGGATCTGTTCCACGCGGGTCGGATCGCGGCTGTCCTCGGATGCAGTGTTGATGCCGGCGTTTATGAT GATGTCGCGTCGAGACTTAAGGCGGTTATCAAGGACACCAATTCGCTGCTGGAGTTCTACTATTCTGTAGGAGGGCTGCTCAGTCTCAAG GAACAAGGCCACAGTGTCGTTTTATCTGATGCGGACAGCACATTTCATGCAATTAAG GCACTTAGCCAAAGTGATGGGAGATGGCGTTATGACACCAACAGTGCTGAATCTAGCACATTTGCTGCTG GTATCGCACTAGAAGCATTGGCAGGAGTTGTTTCACTGTCAGATGCGGAGGTTGATCCATCCATG ATCGGAGTTGTCAAAAATGACATCGCGAAATTATTTGGCTCAATCAAGAGCTATG ATGATGGAACCTTCTACTTCGATGAGAAGCATGTTGATGCATCCGAATACAAGGGCCCTATAACAACTTCTGCTTCAGTAGTGCGGGGTGTCACCTCTTTTGCAAATGTTGTTTCTGGGAAATTGAAT GTCCCTGGTGAGAAAATACTGGGCTTGGCAAAGTTCTTTCTTGGTATAGGGCTCCCAGGCAGTGGAAAGGATTGTTTTAATCAAATTGAGTCCCTGTCACTCCTGGAGAACAATAG GGTCTTTGTTCCTTTGATCCTTTCACTTCCTTCCAATGTACTTTCGCTGACCTCCAAAGACCAGCTTAAG GTGGAAGTCACTACAGTGTTTGGATCTGCTGCACCTCCGCTCAGAGTGAATCTTGTGCAAGTATTGGGCTCTGACTCCAAGGTCGTCACCACTGACAGCAAG GAACTTCAGTTTGATCTTCAGAACAGTTTGCATTACTTGGACATTGCTCCATTGAAAATAGATGTTGGCAAGTACTCGCTATTTTTTGAG ATTTCGCTTCAGGATCAAGAACATGAGACTGTTTACACTACTGGGGGGAGAAATGCTGAGACTATCGTTGTCACAGGGCTGATCAAAGTCGACAAGGCAGAAATTGGAATTGCTGAAAATGATGCTGGGACTGTGGAGTCCGTCGAAAA GTTAGATCTACTGAAAGGTACACAAGTTTCTCTCTCTGCGAACCATCTGCAGAAGTTGCGTTTATCTTTTCAACTGGCTACACCACTTGGGCGCACATTCAAACCTCACCAG GTGTTCTTGAAGTTAAAGCATGAAAGCAAGGTTGAACACCTATTTGTGGTGCCAGGTTCTGCGAGGCAATTCAAAATTGTTCTA GATTTTCTTGGTTTGGTGGAGAAATTTTACTACCTTTCTGGAAGATACGACCTCGAGCTTGCTGTTGGTGATGCTGCAATG GAAAATTCATTCATACTGGATCTTGGCCATCTGGAGTTGGACTTGCCGGAGGCCCCAGAAAAGGCTCCACGCCCCCCTGCACAAGCTGTTGACCCATTCTCAAAGTTTGGGCCAAAGAAGGAGATAAATCACATATTCCGTGTGCCGGAGAAGAGACCACCTAAGGAAGTTTCGCTTGCATTTACTGGTGTCACACTTCTGCCTTTTATTGGGTTCTTGATTGGG CTTATGCGTCTGGGAGTGAACTTGAAGAACTTCCCGTCCTTGCCAGGACCAGCTGCATTCGCATCACTTTTCCATGCTGGAATCGGAGCCGTTCTGCTGCTCTACGTTCTCTTCTGGGTTAAG CTGGATCTTTTCACAACTCTGAAGTACCTTGGCTTCCTTGCTGTCTTCCTTGTGTTCGTTGGCCATAGGGCCCTATCTTATCTATCCTCGACATCGACGAAACAGAAGACTGCTTGA
- the LOC100832631 gene encoding ABC transporter B family member 26, chloroplastic: protein MPPPAALLLTSASGSAGLSLSLAPRLPHLRPPRRLLPPRLRPARIRAAAAVGGEFGGLGRRRVDAGEFVERLRNVLPGGSWWRLEDSEEGGGGGAEASGATAASALKRMWALVAADRWVVFIGFASLVCAALSEIAIPHLLAASIFSAQNGGAVFYRNAKLLVVLCLISGVFSGVRSCCFGIANMILVKRMREMLFDSILSQDIAFFDEETVGDLTSRLGSDCQQVSRVIGNDLNLISRNLLQGVGALIYLLILSWPLGLCTMLTCGTLSTIMLVHGRYQKKAAKFAQEFTASANNVAQEAITLARTVRVYGTEKQEFKRYAKWLDKLYDVSFRQTMAYGGWSLSLNYLYHSTQVVAVLIGGIYIMSGKLTAEQLTKFTLYAEWLILSTWWIGDNWSSLMQSVGASEKVFRLMDLLPSRQLTSKGLRLQKLEGRIQYADVAFSYPSRPSVPILRRLNLTLHPNEVVAIVGLSGSGKSTIVNLLLQLYEPTNGQILIDGVPLNELDTRWFRERIGFVGQEPKLFRMDVSSNIRYGCPREVSHEEVEWAAKQAYAHDFIMSLPDGYNTIVDDALLSGGQKQRVAIARALLRDPAILVLDEATSALDAESEHYVKSVITEVSADKAGRTVIIIAHRLSTIQTADRIIVMENGSIVEDGKHSELIKQDGLYSRLARRQDDTLP from the exons atgccgcctccggccgcgctgctcctcacCTCGGCCTCCGGCTCCGCGGGGCTGTCGCTGAGCCTAGCTCCCAGGCTGCCGCACCTGCGCCCCccgcggcggctgctgccgccccGGCTCCGGCCTGCGAGGATCCGTGCCGCGGCGGCTGTTGGAGGCGAGTTCGGCGGCCTCGGCAGGCGCCGCGTCGACGCTGGCGAGTTCGTCGAGCGGCTGCGGAACGTGCTCCCGGGGGGCAGCTGGTGGCGCCTCGAGGAcagcgaggagggcggcggcggaggcgccgaGGCCAGCggggccacggcggcgtccgcgCTCAAGCGGATGTGggccctcgtcgccgccgaccgctGGGTCGTGTTTATCGGCTTCGCGTCCCTCGTCTGCGCCGCG CTCTCGGAGATCGCTATACCACATCTACTTGCGGCGTCCATCTTCTCGGCGCAGAATGGAGGGGCGGTGTTCTACCGGAACGCTAAGCTTCTGGTTGTTCTATGTTTGATTTCCGGAGTGTTTAG TGGTGTGCGAAGCTGCTGTTTTGGTATTGCGAACATGATATTG GTCAAGCGTATGAGAGAAATGCTGTTTGACTCCATCCTTTCTCAG GATATTGCCTTTTTTGATGAAGAAACTGTCGGGGATTTGACAAGTAGGCTTGGTTCTGACTGCCAGCAAGTGTCTCGAGTCATTGGCAATGATCTTAATTTGATTTCACGCAATTTGCTTCAG GGTGTCGGTGCATTGATCTATCTTCTAATTTTATCATGGCCTCTTGGACTCTGCACTATGCTTACTTGTGGGACATTGTCAACAATTATGCTAGTTCATGGACG GTACCAGAAAAAGGCAGCTAAGTTCGCACAAGAGTTCACAGCAAGTGCCAATAAT GTTGCTCAAGAGGCGATAACTTTGGCTAGGACAGTGCGGGTCTATGGGACAGAAAAGCAAGAGTTTAAGAG GTATGCAAAGTGGCTGGATAAGCTGTATGATGTAAGCTTTCGGCAGACAATGGCTTATGGAGGCTGGAGTTTGAGCTTGAACTATCTATACCATTCTACTCAG GTCGTTGCAGTTTTGATTGGAGGAATATATATCATGTCAGGGAAATTAACTGCTGAGCAACTGACAAAATTCACACTGTATGCCGAGTGGCTGATTTTGTCTACCTGGTGGATTGGAGACAACTGGTCCTCCTTGATGCAGTCTGTTGGAGCAAGTGAAAAGGTCTTCCGCTTGATGGATCTCTTGCCTAGCAGGCAGCTTACCTCTAAAG GCCTCAGGTTACAGAAGTTGGAAGGGCGAATTCAGTATGCAGATGTAGCATTTTCATATCCTTCAAGGCCTTCA GTACCAATTTTGAGAAGACTGAATCTAACACTGCATCCAAATGAAGTAGTTGCAATT GTTGGTCTTAGTGGAAGTGGCAAGAGTACTATTGTGAACCTACTACTTCAACTATATGAACCGACAAATGGGCAA ATTTTAATAGATGGCGTGCCATTGAACGAGCTTGATACCAGATGGTTTAGGGAAAGAATTGGTTTTGTGGGGCAG GAGCCTAAGTTATTCCGAATGGATGTTAGTTCTAATATTAGGTATGGCTGCCCAAGAGAAGTTAGCCATGAAGAAGTAGAGTGGGCTGCAAAACAGGCTTACGCTCACGATTTCATAATGTCTCTTCCTGATGGTTACAACACCATTGTTGACGATGCTCTTCTTAGTGGAGGCCAAAAGCAACGTGTTGCTATTGCAAGGGCCCTTCTGAGAGATCCGGCCATCTTAGTACTTGATGAAGCCACTAGTGCGCTTGATGCTGAGAGTGAACATTATGTGAAG AGCGTCATTACAGAAGTTAGCGCTGATAAGGCTGGGAGAACTGTGATTATTATAGCTCACAG GCTATCTACGATTCAAACAGCTGATAGAATTATTGTGATGGAaaatggtagtatcgtggag GACGGAAAACACAGTGAGCTTATCAAGCAGGATGGTTTGTATTCAAGGCTAGCTCGGCGACAAGATGACACTCTCCCATAG